The nucleotide sequence TGTATGGTTAAATTTGGAGTGTCCAGTAACATTCGCAAAGTTTTGTAATGAAATGactgaacatttttttgtatttggaGGCTTGCTCCATTTCCAGAGCTGTATTCCATATGTGCATAGAGGTATGGTTTTGTATATtagaattttactttttatcattAGCTATGACATTCTATTTATTAGCTAATACatgctttaatttttttgtctagtTGTTTTCTGTGGTAAACGTAATTTGATTCGATTTATTTGTGTTTacttgtatttttcatttttcaaaccACGATACCAGGGGtattaaatagttttgaaaattttcagatgcttcagttcaatttttatatgatgtaATTAATGCTGTATCATCTACAAACGTTGCTATGAGTGTTTTAGGAGTGGATGGTATATCAGCTCTAAAAAGTAGATACAAGGGCCTCAGAACTCTGCCTTGGGGgtacatttaaatttatttcatgataatCTGATAGTCCTTGTTGAATTTAACTCTTTAAgtgttatttaattttgtacAGAGGTCCTTCAAGCCATACTTTATCATCGCTTACTTTTATGTCCAAGAAAACTGCAGAGCACATTTCCTTCTATTCTAGGCTTATCTTGATTCTATTCATATTGCTGCCTTGTTGTGCGTTTCTTTCCAAAACCAAATTGATAATCTGGTACAAGTTCTTCAATAGGAGTCACTGCACCTATTCTGTCCAATAATAACCATTAGAAAACTTTGGCTTGTGAGGGCTCGTTTTGATTTGAGGTTTTCCgtgtttatttatcattatatgtGTGTGAGCTTCCACTGGATAGGATAGTAATATAACCTTAACATGCTTTTGaattaaatagataataatacTATTGATATTCTAGGAAGGTTCTTTTGAACTACAATGACAAAGGAAATATGAATTGATTTGCAAGAAAAAACTGAAGAtcaatgaaaatagaaaatctaGATATGTAATAAATTTGTTGTTAAATGGACACTAAGAGATATCAAAAAGTAGATAATAAAACTGATACccttgaaatataaaattaaaagaggAAAACCCCAAATAGATCAGCAAATGAACATAAagatagaattgaaaaattgaaccCTTTTGGGAGGTCTATGTACAATGTACAAGTCTGTAGATAAGAAGAGAGCAGTGAGAAAAATATCaggaatttcttttataaaaaaattattgtaattgaaGGTTAATGCAacataatataacaaatataccTGTAAACATGGCCTGTGTTTTTATAAAGTGTGTTAACCAGTGcacattttgaattaattttatctttagaACCTAGAATCAATAGATTCAGTGCATTTACTGTTTTTCACTTTCAATGAATGTAGTTTACTGAAAATCATGATGTTAACATTTGATAGCCTTTCAAAAAgaacattaaattattttgaaaatatttgtagataAATGAATTAGTAAAATCTTTTATTGCATTTCCATCTACAATTGTGTGAACTGACCGTCACCTACAGAGAAGGAAAAGCTTATAGGGAAAAAGTCAATGGGGGAACACATTATAGTGGGGCTCTGGAGGTGGTGAAAGCTAACTACCCTCAAGACGCCTCAACTACGAAACAAAACTAAAAGATCGACTGGCTTGGCTAACGTGATAAAACTACACCAGTAGACAACAGGAGAGTTCGAGAGAGAATAACAGACTTCTACTATCACACTGGGAGCGAATGCCTTGCCTTCCTCGAGGAACAGGGGAAAATTCTGGAAACACCAACGTGAAACCAGAAATGATAACCATTTGATGCCTTCAAATAAATCTCTATCACGCTAAGGCCGCAATTATGTGGCCACTTGTAGATTTATAAGATAAAATATCGGCGTCCTCTTTATCCATGAATCCTGGGTTCTAGATAATGAAATCAAAGGCATTTCtaataatcaaaaacaatattaattattttcctatttCTAGGTTTATACAATGCGACGTCGCAGCAGTAAAAATTGACGCGTATCTGCAATGAAAAAGGTCGAGGTAGCAATTGCTACAACCTACCACCATGTAGAAGATGTGTAACCACTGGAAACTATCTCTACCTTCATAAACTATTGCAAACATCACAATCTACAATATATCTTAGGTTGTGACAACAATGCGTACAATAAAAGCTGGGCGAGAACATACATCCACAAAAGAGGTGAGAATCTTTTTAATGATTGAATTACAGAGGAAGTAACAGTTGCAAATGTAAGTAGCAAACCAACCTTCTATAAGGCAATTAGAGAGAAAGTCTTAGATCTCACTCTTGTAAGTCAGCACTACAACATAAAATTGGCCATTGGCATGTCTTTCAGACCATATGTACATTCGTTTCAATCTTGAAGCAAATTctagcaataaacaaaaaagaaaaatatgaggCGCACGAACTGGGACCAATATCTCGACCTTCTCAAAGTCGATGAGGAACACCCAAGAGAGTTTGTAGTAAACACTACTAAGAAATTGAACTTAGTATGCAAAGAAAATACTCAGCAAAAATTCTCAAAACCAACCGAGATGTGCCCTGATGGAATCACTACCTGGCACGTTTGAGACAAATGGCCAGATCTCTTTATTACAGATTCTCTACCTCCAGGAAAATGGAGACTGCGTATAGGGTACCAACCAAGGAATACTCCAAAGATATGTGTAAATCTTGAAAGAAAAATGTGGCGTGACCTCTACGAAGCTTTGAAAGATACACCAACCGTCACTAGAGTACAGAAAGTAATGGTTAGGTGTGAAACAGTGTCGTTACTCTTAGATACTCATTTTCCAGGTTCCAATGTTATAGAAGGAAGCCAGAAGGTTGAAAAGCCAAAGCAGGACTCGTAAGATTGTTTCCCAAATCTTTACTACAGAAAGTATCACTTGGGCTATAAAATTTACCCTATTCTACTCCAAAAAGGACTACCAATCTTTATAAGAAGGCTTATAGTGCTTTTTCGTGCTAGCTCCACATGGAGTTACATAACTGAGTCCTGGAAAGATGTTAGAGTTAGCTTCATCTCCAAATCAGAGAGAATACCTAGCTCAGAAGCTAAATTGTAAAGTCCGCCCAGTCTATTTTCCTTCCTTCAGAAAACgattgagaaaaattattggTTCCTACATCAGAGAGAACTGATTACAAAGATACCTACAATTTGCATTCCAAAATGGTAAGTCGACTGCCTCTGACCTGTATAATCTAACCAGGAAACTGAAAAAAGCTATGGATTATAAAGAGATAGTGCCATATGCTATAGATATTGATGATGTCTTCTCCAACACACTAAGACATTCCATCCATCAAGGTAAGACGAGGAGTTGAACCAAGCATGGTCGCTTGGATTATACTGATACGCAGTTATCCTAGCGATAATTGTGCTGGATCAGCTTGATGATTCTGTATTGGATCAAATGCAATCTGTCTTATCAGTCGTTCAGAGTTTGAGTTTCAATGAAGGTCTGAACATAAACCTCTTTCACTTTAAAACTTTAAGTAAGTTAACTATGgaaataaatgtgaaatttagTTGATTAATATACAGGTTACCAATTTGAATATGTACCGATGACTGTGGTTTGGTCTCTAAAGAGACTCAAACGTATGCAAAACCCCGTTATTTGGGAGGTAGTTTGTGAGTTGGTTTTCAACCTACAAATGGGGGTGTACACAATCTTGAAACGAAAGGGGGCTGAGTGATACCTCAGTATTTTAAGTAccttttcaaaaaagaaaatactttattttactttttagtaCTCTTGgagaaatcaataaaacaatatatattttatgtcacaagtttttttgtaataaaattagtttattttattaaatttgcaaAATGTCGATTATTTTCTTAACAGTGATAAAGTCTACTCTCATTCTCTGAACTACTGAGCTTTCTTTCTGTATGTTTCTGTTATTCTTCTCTTCAAATCTTGTGTgataaacaatcaattttacATGCCCTCGTAGGAAAAATGACCAAGAGCAATTGCAAGAACAAGTTACGTGATACGGATGACATGCTTCTACACGAAGGATTTAGTTTAAGCCTTGAAGAAAGTACTTAGGATAGAAATAAGATTTAAGGTAAATATGAACACGAAGTCCAAACACGTGTTTCAGTTATTGGGCAGATTCTTGAAAGCTGAGTCATggaaaattctttcaaatctcgcatgaaatatatttgtacaaGAAAGCAAAATTGTTTGCAACTGTCCATAGTTACCAATAAGGTGTTGCTGACAATCCTGACGTAATGCGTAAATACTGACCAGGTGTACCTGAGAGTGAACTTTTCCTTCTTTTAAAACTGAATAAGTTAAATACAATAGTTTAAGGGGGTGAATTAGGAACCATATTCTTCTAAATTAATTCTAGTTCTTATTATGGACAATAAATTTCTTCTCACCATCCAACccaatttaatgataaaattattattgttaattgttATTTGAAGGTGCTCCTGTAATCTGTAATCATagcttttgatttatttatttattttaacgtGAAAGTAGCTGTACTAGTTACATTTGTACCCTGcatcaaatattgaataatatatataatatatatatatatatatatatatatatatatatatatatatatatattatatatatatatatatatatatatatatatatatagatgtaTTACAGTGATTAAATtcttattgaattatttctctTTTTCAGATCCATTCATAATTCATTCTTCATCAGCAATTAAAAGATttagaaaagtaataaatattttcgttttttatggCTCAGTACACCTTGAGATATACTAGGTACTATTATTACTACACTATTTACTTTCATTCAAGATTTATCTATTTCCTCTCTGGGTGTACTATAATATCAATTTGCAAGACCACTACAGTGCAATTACTCAACATTGTTGATTtatgaaatcaatataaatcagcATGTAActcattaaatttattcaagtgatattgataaaattgcAATATTTTGAACTCAATATTATATGTAGTTTTCAATTTGATGGTtgttaataaaactaaaaacaattagaacgatttatttaactgaaatgtagaaaaactaCATCTGAAAAttgaaactatcaaaaaataacaagaattcAAAAACTTCTTCAAAACTGTGCGTGTTTAACCGTCTCCTTGTCCCGCGATATCGTCTTTTTTGGTGTGAACTTTCTGAATGTCCTTGCATAACATGGGTCTCAAAAGCAAATTCATTACCACCTCATCAATTACAACAATTGTTTCGAATATTTGCTCTTCAATTGCtgtatcaaatttgaaatttagagGATTTGCATTAAAACCGCAGGCTCCTTGGTTATCTTGGACATCACTCCAATATTCTAAACCTCCTATAATAGGAGGATACAAATCAATTTGATCTCTGTCTAATATGTAATtagataaataattcaaaaaggtTTTTTCCTTTGGCGACAATTTGCACCAATTCAAAAATAATCCCCGGAGCACTGGGCCTAGAAATAATTACATAATGTTagaattttatgagaaaatagaTTGATCGCAATATAtcatatacaatttattttatatacttacACTTGTGTAttgtataaacaatattttgatacacTTGGGAATAGAATTCTTCGTCCGTATCATCGCTGGCTACATAGCTCTCTTCACTGTGTTCATCCATTTTTTGTCTGTATTTCAAAGCTCGTTctcgttttcaaaaattctgacAGTTATAAATTTGACAAgtttacttgaaaaattattagagtGCTTTTTTTCTAAGGGAGGTTCACATGTTGAATACCAAACTAATTTGGtccaattaaattattaatttatattaataaatcttTAACTGGCTAAGGTTTATCTAACGTTCACATAATctgtgtaatattttatttcactaaTTATTGTTGTagcattttaaaatatagtttattcaaataaatattcattaataattattatgtctTTTAGGCAATGCTTAAAGCGTTTTTCAAGAGTCCACCATCTAAGATAAATAGTATTTGTTTatgatgtttttatttgataaagttTATATCCAATAATTCCGTCATTATCTATTCATGTCAAACACcctattttttcttattataaactCATATATGGGAACCAATTTATAAAACTGTGTCTTCAATTCATTACgatattttgtttgaataattcTCATGAAAATAGCGAATTACGTTTCTAATATTTGTGGTGTTTTCATGcctttacaatattttcaactcCTTTTATACCactaaaagaaaatgaaaatacttgaaTCACATATATTAGAAGAGAATGAACTAAtcttgaaattgataatttgctCTTTACTGTGTACTTTCTTCTTTAACTAGTGCAGGTACTACCATAATTAGTTACTCTTCTTCAATTTccaataagataaaaataacaagaaCAATTTTAGGTGGAATATTAGATTAATAGCATTTTTTTGGATGTGATTAAGCTTTACAAATCTACTTTATGCAAATGCTATGGATTGTAATATCTTCAAATGATttcataaatgtattttttggtgaaaattttctattatgatGATGTAATGTCTCTGTAACTTCAGAgcttattttattgtattttctttaaaagttttaaaaataaagttttcgttTAATCCTGTCTATAAGacgatatttaatttttgttttgagtgaatttcattatatttagaataatttaatgGTTACCGctcagataataaacaaattccTTCATATTCTAGACGtttcttttttaaacataacaataattattatttatatcactATTACTGATTAATATAATCTGAATTcctaataaaatttatcttctTGAGGGTTTGTCCttgtatttaataaataagCATAATCATTTGGTTATTCGAATGGTTACTGCATGGAGAGTATGTTTTATTGCAACTACTATAAGTAAGGTAAGTTCAGACGATATATCTAGAGCAGCATTTTATTAAATGATCTACAAATTTGTAAATTCTATTTTAACCGTTCATAACCGAAAACGGGAATCATGAAATTTATTAGTCATCTTAAATTTTCAGTTCTAAAAAGTATTTGTGGTTAACTttatagaatattaaaaaattaaactaatgAAAAAACCACCCCATCTAATTagttagaattttttatacaaattaagCTATGGGGCACCCAATTTTAAGCAATCTTAATTAGTTATAAACAGTCTGGATATTTCATTAAGAAGTTTTAATTCAGTtgaaaagtaaagtaaaaataCTTAAGGTTGTATGAAGCAAAGACTTTCTTTACACAATTATGTACTTATTCAGCATCATTTTAggtgaatttaattaaatttactttgattatcaaatttccgatatttttttcatttaaattttggtagCATTCGGTGGTAGTTATTTTCACCGCGCTTTACAGGTTTGCAGAAAAAGGCCAAAATAAGCACGTGTACTTGAACCGACaattaacctaaaaataataagttatatattattgttataatagcACATTATAACATAATGAAGCGATTATCTGATGAAagaacaaaaattctttttgaaaagttaGCCAAGTAGTAAGTATATTATAACTATATGTTATTATCCTAGTTTATCATTATaagttgaacattttttttagtattggaCCTAATGTGAAACTTCTAGTAGAACGTCCAGATGGGCTATATTgctttagagaaaaaaaagatagagtatattatatttcagaaaaaatattgaagctaGCTAATACCATTCCTACTGATCACCTAGTATCTGTTGGAACATGTTTTGGAAAATTCACAAAATCCAACAAATTTAGATTACATGTTACTGCTTTACATTATTTGGCTCCGTATGCTCAGGTAACTAATAtgattttgtgttttttgattCCCTATTATTTTGCTATCTAcataaagaaaataacaatataattatgTCGGAGGTAGATAGGAAATCTTAAACTAGCTCAATAAACAAGATCAACACCAATTAATacctaaattatttattaaaacacattatcattgttataattctatttttttatactgaatATTTGGGATCATATAGTTTTTTGATTTCCAATAAATAAGTATCTGtctaaaatatcaagaaattttttaaaaagtttaaaagttaatcaatggaaacagcagagcatCTCCTCTGTGAATGTCCTGCCCTTTAATTAAAGGCTTGAAGTACCTTGAAGGAGTAGTACTAGCACCTTGGGAAATAGGACACAACCACAGAAAAATAGCCTCCATTGGAAAAAGTCTACTTATTTTGGAAGTAGAACAATGTGTATATACCCTCTGCACCTATACTTTGTATGGGTATAGAGTGGCTGAAAAGTCAAGAGAAATCCCCAAATAATTTCCAGTCTAATCAATATCAGAGcagttaaattttataatttcaataatttaaatgatgtcaaaacatgttttttggATAAACCTTAAAATCCTCTTTGATTATTGTAAACATGATATGTCACCAAAACTAGATAAAGGagataaaattatatgttttatttccAGAAATGGAAATTTGGTGGAATTTTCGGGAAGTCTaacttcatatattttcaaaaacaaaatgtgtGACAGATCATTGTACATTTGTGTCTATTTTTTTACCACTTAGAATTGCCcttatgaaatttttaacttGGCCCATTGATAATTATCCcatttggaaaaaactttaattcaattcaatagtTTAACACTGTTAAACTCTgctcaaatattaaaaatgactgaaacaatattgaattcttataaatttacagtatttttttcaaactttcattGGTTGAAAAGCTGCTATATTccagttttataaaaataacaaaaaggaTTAACTACAAAGTCCTTTAAGGGAAATTTAGGCAAGATTAACGTTGAATTATTAGCCTCACCTTTAATACATCGCTTACATAATCACAAAAATGCAATTAATAGAATTTTACTATGACCCAAAAAGCattgaaaagtttttctatGCTAATGCATGGCTGTTGTGGATTTACTGTTTTTACATGGTAAAGTCATATAGGTTTAGCTAGTATTCGTATCATGTAATATTTAGTTTTCAGAGAAAA is from Diorhabda carinulata isolate Delta chromosome 1, icDioCari1.1, whole genome shotgun sequence and encodes:
- the LOC130899553 gene encoding uncharacterized protein LOC130899553 — translated: MDEHSEESYVASDDTDEEFYSQVYQNIVYTIHKCPVLRGLFLNWCKLSPKEKTFLNYLSNYILDRDQIDLYPPIIGGLEYWSDVQDNQGACGFNANPLNFKFDTAIEEQIFETIVVIDEVVMNLLLRPMLCKDIQKVHTKKDDIAGQGDG
- the LOC130899524 gene encoding 60S ribosome subunit biogenesis protein NIP7 homolog — its product is MKRLSDERTKILFEKLAKYIGPNVKLLVERPDGLYCFREKKDRVYYISEKILKLANTIPTDHLVSVGTCFGKFTKSNKFRLHVTALHYLAPYAQSKIWLKASAEQQFLYGNHVAKSGLGRISENTEKYQGVVVYSMSDLPLGFGVAARSTAECKHAEPLASVCFHQADIGEYIRSEEDLL